The following nucleotide sequence is from Oscillospiraceae bacterium.
GCGCGCGAGGTGGCCGGCGGAAAAACTTCTTTCCCCGCCGATCTCCGCCGTCAGCGCGTACCAGACGACGATAAACAAAGGCAGGATGGCGAAAACCAGCATCCACGCCAGATACGGCCCGTTGAGCAGTTTCTTCCTCAAGGGTTTCTCTTTTTCATGACATGGATATCGTCCGGGTATATGTCCAGGCCGATCTCCCGCCCCACCGGCTCCATCAGCGTGTTGTGCAGCATCCACTCCCGCTCGCCGACTTTGACCAGCATCTCGTAATGCACGCCCTTGAAAATGACGGAAGTCACGACGCCGCGCAGCATACCGCTGCCGGCGGGCACGAGTTTGATGTCTTCCGGGCGGACGACGACGTCGATATCCTCATCCGGGGCGAAGCCTTTGTCCACGCACTCGAAGGAGCGACCGGCAAAACTGACGTGATAATCGGCGCGCATCACGCCGTCCAGGATATTGCTTTCACCGATAAAACCGGCGACAAACTCGTTTTTCGGCTCGTTGTATATGTCGATGGGCGTGCCGATCTGCTGCACCAGCCCGTCCCGCATGACGACGATCGTGTCGGACATGGTCAGCGCCTCCTCCTGGTCGTGGGTGACAAAAACAAAGGTGATGCCCAGGCCTTTTTGGATATTTTTCAGCTCGATCTGCATTTCCTTGCGCAGTTTCAGATCCAGAGCGCCCAGCGGTTCGTCCAGCAGGAGGACCTGCGGCTCGTTGACGACGGCGCGGGCGATGGCCACCCGCTGCCGCTGCCCGCCGCTCAGCGACTCGATCTCCCGTTTTTCAAATCCGGGCAGATTCATGAGTTCTAAGACTTCGCCGACCTTGCGCGTTATGTCCGCTTCCGGCAGCTTCTTGATGCGCAAGCCGAAGGCCACGTTTTCGTATACGTTCATATGGGAAAAAAGGGCGTAATGTTGAAAAACAGTGTTGACTTTCCGGGCGAAGGGCGGCAAATGACTGATGCTTTTGCCCTCGAACAGAATGTCCCCACTGGTTTGTTGTTCAAAACCGCCGATGATGCGAAGGGT
It contains:
- a CDS encoding ABC transporter ATP-binding protein; this encodes MARAEEIIRLRDICMDYGGGLILDKLNLYILKNEFITLLGPSGCGKTTTLRIIGGFEQQTSGDILFEGKSISHLPPFARKVNTVFQHYALFSHMNVYENVAFGLRIKKLPEADITRKVGEVLELMNLPGFEKREIESLSGGQRQRVAIARAVVNEPQVLLLDEPLGALDLKLRKEMQIELKNIQKGLGITFVFVTHDQEEALTMSDTIVVMRDGLVQQIGTPIDIYNEPKNEFVAGFIGESNILDGVMRADYHVSFAGRSFECVDKGFAPDEDIDVVVRPEDIKLVPAGSGMLRGVVTSVIFKGVHYEMLVKVGEREWMLHNTLMEPVGREIGLDIYPDDIHVMKKRNP